Proteins co-encoded in one Glandiceps talaboti chromosome 22, keGlaTala1.1, whole genome shotgun sequence genomic window:
- the LOC144452320 gene encoding ankyrin repeat domain-containing protein 17-like isoform X2: MQNVDQKIGDKTSEFEKMSAHVENSVTSTPQAASVLEKAQVLAALQQDFMADLSGSDEEEVSEVESFILDQEDLEGEPILDTASKLLQLNSTGGDLKIVDPDTQEKLEALLEAAGIGKLATVDGKAFTDPEVLRRLTSSVSCALDEAAAALSRMRAETSGSGTVPDRSLVDACTEGDVNAVRKLLDEGRSVHETTEEGESLLSLACSAGYYELAQVLLAMHANVEDRGIKGDCTPLMEASSGGYCDIIRLLLAHGADVNAQSSTGNTPVMYACNAGHEDTVRLLLDHGANLEDVNENGHTPLMEASSAGHVIVSKLLIERGAQINAHSGEFKESALTLACYKGHLEMVKLLLEAGADHEHKTDEMHTALMEAAMDGHVEVAKLLLDHGAQVNMPADSFESPLTLAACGGHVELAALLIGQGANIEEVNDEGYTPLMEAAREGHEEMVDLLLAQDANIYAQTEETQETALTLACCGGFLEVADILLQAGADIEQGCSTPLMEASQEGHLELVKFLLDKGANVHAETSTGDTALTLSCENGHTDVADVLMAAGAELEHESEGGRTPLMKAARAGHLCTVQFLISRGANVNRTTSNNDHSVLSLACAGGHLSVVELLLAHGADPTHKLKDGSTCLIEAAKGGHTAVISLLLEYPTNMFTPGVPIDCSQLTPPISEQGEIPRVPTQALPTVVPPQEPDKNPSEVTLPAEEQLETGASGPLPDENSCQSNQFLPSKENLQNLLALTQASTDDDDQDDESLANPVDAQQELNKELNYNRELKKQIQKKQEILEELQRVEKKLQDRARTSIKETKKMLYNVNWPTADGDAEELNADDGSGPESEPDCSAMVMPLPDVSSILQLESQNPTTEEFMCNPNENLLTMDPRDDVVEGNPGSNTMDGSLGENIFLGSVADNTLPSSSLVMTTTTTTTLTVTSGTQTTLSDECLMAAGIQTSQEEGVVITDDAMSTTIGLQTEVQAQNVAIPNVLSPATPHTPNTSPVSSSMSPHVSPQVSGHVSPALYPAVDIDAQTESNHDTALTLSCAGGHDELVSLLLAKSATIEHRDKKGFTPLILAATAGHVGVCEILLKHGADIEAQSERTKDTPLSLACSGGRFEVVDLLLTRGANKEHRNVSDYTPLSLAASGGYVNIIKLLLSHGAEINSRTGSKLGISPLMLAAMNGHTQAVKLLLDMGSDINAQIETNRNTALTLACFQGRHEVVSLLVDRKANVEHRAKTGLTPLMEAASGGYAEVGRVLLDKGADVNAAPVPSSRDTALTIAADKGHYRFVALLLSRGAQVDVRNKKGNTPLWLACNGGHLDVQQLLVSAAADIDAQDNRKVSCLMAAFRKGHVKVVRWMVKHVNQFPSDSECMRYIATISDKDLLKKCDQCMEIIVSAKDRQAAEANKNANILLEELESEKTREENKKAAAARKRERRKQKRKEKQSTKENNKEQEQEETEIGEEIKNSYQKVEEFLPLEPPSATTTTTIGTTLTTYTESSRSGKNCTKTTASNRKSKVKPSGPTTKERQDGVKGGGGGEKINHKGLSRNNNNNQSGSLQKRNGNYVRSTSSVAELDDFGDIGVLNKSQGKLSNGDVLSQTLSVIDTEKLERLIPNEDNLPTVKTKSPAIIGSSPKKGPKREEAWKEVVRRSKRVSVPAAAISRVIGRGGCNINAIREVSGAHIDIDKQKGGDRVITIRGSADATRQAHQLITALIKDPDKELMEIMPKSKKSHSTGGVSTPVTITMTTVMSSKSTSSIKSSSHSTKNTTSVKSVKSSSSSKTKISTSTSSVKSTQSKSVVKTKPSTVTSGVAAQPLPSSTISSQHHPLKAPIPAQPQTQKFIVPSSQTNLQMNTTAVGGWGTHPLVTQSISTRQGDPIGSNDMTAKKTTARQLFQEPTNPLTITPGLKRAVATETFASKIVQGRHSGGRPSQPFPHPQPSASGPGYNLFSQVAQTRSLTVWESGSGVGNQSGVNTEGHDIHKSKAPGYRTNLSGTTSPAFSSQGSLSAPSPSPDPLIQPSNHQFSPLPPQNSAHSPTSSQTTSSKDGSPIPASSPTSSPISSTSPSPVAMESPVPNSQDRKLPRPIGTERKKANVNSGYSTLPSEINQQTGIWSFSQNSGDPCDWLSGRQTLLDASQPDKSLPPPMSHPPPPMHGFITSALPSTALPGFVPTKGPVLNHGPMVQGSGAIFSNSFSDPTIFSDGDRSQVHDGMWNSMALQSNHLEHPEPPPVRPPLPQQSRPPQQQVWGNVWSQQSL, from the exons ATCTTTGGTTGATGCATGCACTGAAGGAGATGTGAATGCAGTAAGGAAACTATTAGATGAAGGACGAAGTGTACATGAAACTACTGAAGAAGGAGAGAGTTTATTATCATTGGCATGTTCTGCTGGTTATTATGAGTTAGCACAG GTTTTGCTAGCTATGCATGCTAATGTGGAAGACCGGGGAATCAAAGGTGATTGTACCCCATTGATGGAAGCATCATCTGGAGGATATTGTGATATTATCAGACTGTTATTAGCTCATGGAGCAGATGTCAATGCACAGTCATCCACTG GTAACACACCAGTTATGTATGCCTGTAATGCTGGACATGAAGACACGGTCAGGTTGTTATTAGACCATGGGGCCAACCTAGAAGATGTCAATGAAAACGGACACACTCCATTGATGGAAGCTTCCAGTGCCGGACACGTTATTGTGTCCAAATTGCTGATTGAAAGAGGAGCACAAATCAATGCACATTCTGGTGAATTCAAAGAAAGTGCATTGACCCTAGCATGCTACAAGG gtCATTTGGAGATGGTGAAACTGTTACTAGAAGCAGGAGCTGACCATGAACATAAAACTGATGAAATGCATACTGCATTGATGGAGGCTGCAATGGATGGCCATGTAGAGGTTGCAAAGTTGTTACTTGACCATGGAGCACAG GTCAATATGCCTGCCGACAGCTTTGAAAGTCCATTGACCCTAGCTGCATGTGGGGGTCATGTTGAATTAGCCGCACTGCTGATTGGACAAGGTGCCAACATTGAGGAAGTCAATGATGAGGGGTATACACCACTGATGGAAGCAGCAAGGGAAGGCCACGAGGAGATGGTGGATTTGCTGCTTGCACAAG ATGCCAATATCTATGCTCAGACTGAGGAGACACAAGAAACTGCCCTGACATTAGCCTGCTGTGGTGGCTTTCTTGAGGTGGCAGACATCCTTCTCCAGGCTGGGGCAGATATTGAACAAGGATGTTCTACACCATTGATGGAGGCTTCCCAGGAAGGCCACTTGGAGTTGGTTAAATTCCTACTTGATAAAG GTGCCAATGTTCATGCTGAAACAAGTACAGGAGATACAGCATTGACATTGTCTTGTGAGAATGGTCATACTGATGTTGCTGATGTCTTGATGGCAGCTGGAGCTGAACTG GAGCATGAATCCGAAGGTGGACGTACTCCGTTGATGAAAGCTGCCCGAGCTGGTCACCTATGTACTGTCCAGTTTCTCATCAGCAGAG GTGCTAATGTGAATCGTACAACCAGTAACAATGATCACAGTGTGTTGTCATTGGCATGTGCTGGAGGTCATCTATCTGTTGTGGAATTGTTGTTGGCACATGGAGCAGACCCAACTCACAAATTGAAG GATGGTTCTACTTGTCTGATTGAAGCAGCCAAAGGTGGTCATACTGCAGTCATTTCGTTATTACTGGAGTATCCAACCAACATGTTTACACCTGGTGTACCCATAGATTGCTCTCAGCTGACTCCACCAATCAGTGAGCAGGGAGAG ATCCCACGAGTACCAACGCAAGCATTGCCAACTGTAGTTCCACCTCAAGAACCTGATAAGAATCCTTCAGAAGTCACCCTCCCTGCAGAGGAACAACTAGAAACAG GTGCATCAGGGCCATTACCAGATGAAAATTCTTGTCAAAGTAATCAGTTTCTTCCTTCAAAAGAAAATCTTCAAAATTTACTGGCACTAACTCAGGCTTCCACTGATGACGATGACCAAGATGATGAATCTCTCGCCAATCCGGTAGATGCCCAGCAAGAACTCAACAAAGAGTTAAACTATAACAGAGAACTGAAAAAACAAATACAGAAGAAACAAGAAATACTGGAAGAACTTCAGAGGGTGGAGAAAAAGTTACAAGATAGGGCACGTACCAGTATCAAGGAAACTAAAAAGATGTTGTATAATGTGAATTGGCCAACTGCTGATGGTGATGCAGAAGAGTTGAATGCTGATGATGGCAGTGGCCCAGAGAGTGAGCCTGACTGCAGTGCTATGGTTATGCCATTGCCTGATGTCAGCTCAATCTTACAGTTAGAAAGTCAAAACCCAACAACTGAGGAATTTATGTGTAATCCAAATGAAAATTTACTAACCATGGATCCTAGAGATGACGTCGTGGAAGGCAACCCAGGAagtaacaccatggatgggagTCTTGGGGAAAACATCTTCCTGGGTAGTGTTGCAGATAATACACTTCCTAGTAGCTCACTGgtgatgacaacaacaactacaactacaTTGACGGTCACCAGTGGAACACAAACCACATTGAGTGACGAGTGTTTGATGGCTGCAGGCATACAGACTAGTCAGGAGGAGGGAGTCGTGATCACAG ATGATGCCATGTCTACAACAATTGGATTACAAACAGAGGTCCAGGCCCAGAATGTAGCTATTCCCAATGTCCTATCCCCAGCAACCCCTCATACACCCAATACATCACCTGTGTCATCAAGCATGTCACCCCATGTATCACCCCAAGTGTCCGGACATGTGTCGCCAGCTTTGTATCCAGCTGTTGACATTGATGCTCAGACTGAGAGCAACCATGATACTGCATTAACACTGTCATGTGCCGGTGGGCATGATGAACTTGTGTCTCTACTTCTAGCAAAGAGTGCAACAATTGAGCATAGAGATAAAAAAG GATTCACTCCGTTGATCTTAGCTGCTACAGCAGGACATGTTGGGGTGTGTGAGATTTTACTGAAACATGGTGCTGATATTGAAGCTCAGTCAGAGAGAACTAAAGATACGCCATTGTCATTGGCATGTTCAGGTGGACGATTTGAG GTTGTTGATTTACTACTGACCAGAGGTGCCAACAAGGAACATCGCAATGTGTCAGACTACACACCATTAAGTCTGGCTGCATCTGGAGGTTATGTTAACATCATTAAGTTGTTGTTGAGTCATGGAGCAGAGATCAATTCAAG GACTGGAAGTAAGCTTGGAATATCACCATTGATGTTAGCTGCCATGAATGGACACACACAGGCTGTCAAACTGTTACTGGATATGGGTAGTGATATCAATGCTCAGATCGAAACCAATCGAAACACTGCGCTCACCCTTGCATGTTTTCAAGGCAGGCATGAAGTTGTCAGTCTGTTAGTTGACAGGAAAGCTAATGTTGAACACAGAGCTAAG ACTGGCTTAACACCATTGATGGAGGCAGCCTCAGGTGGATATGCTGAAGTAGGTCGTGTATTACTAGATAAAGGTGCTGATGTGAATGCTGCACCAGTGCCTTCATCTCGTGATACTGCCCTGACCATTGCAGCTGACAAAGGACATTACAGATTTGTGGCTCTGTTACTATCCAGAGGAGCACAGGTTGATGTTAGGAATAAGAAAGGAAACACTCCGCTATGGCTTGCTTGTAATG GTGGTCATTTGGATGTACAGCAGTTATTAGTAAGTGCTGCTGCTGACATAGATGCTCAGGACAACAGGAAAGTGTCATGTCTGATGGCTGCATTCAGGAAGGGGCACGTCAAGGTGGTACGATGGATGGTGAAACATGTCAATCAGTTCCCATCAGACTCGGAATGTATGAGATACATAGCAACTATATCTGATAAG GACTTGCTGAAAAAGTGTGATCAATGCATGGAAATCATTGTAAGTGCCAAAGACAGGCAGGCAGCAGAAGCAAACAAGAATGCTAACATTCTACTGGAAGAACTGGAGTCTGAGAAG ACAAGGGAAGAGAACAAGAAAGCAGCGGCTGCCAGGAAAAGGGAACGCAGGAAAcagaaaaggaaagaaaaacagTCCACCAAAGAGAACAATAAGGAACAAGAACAGGAGGAAACAGAAATAGGTGAAGAAATCAAGAACAGTTATCAAAAAG TTGAAGAGTTTTTACCACTAGAACCACCTAGtgctactaccaccaccaccattggGACAACGTTGACAACTTACACAGAATCATCAAGAAGTGGGAAAAATTGTACCAAAACTACTGCCAGCAATCGTAAATCTAAAGTCAAACCCAGTGGCCCCACGACCAAGGAGAGACAAGATGGTGTtaaaggtggtggtggtggtgaaaaAATCAACCACAAGGGTCTGAGTcgtaacaataacaacaatcaGAGTGGTTCTCTCCAAAAAAGAAACGGAAATTATGTGAGGTCAACATCTTCAGTGGCAGAACTGGACGACTTTGGTGACATTGGAGTTTTGAATAAAAGTCAAGGGAAACTCAGTAATGGAGATGTTTTGTCCCAAACTCTCTCAGTAAT AGATACAGAAAAATTGGAGCGTTTGATTCCCAATGAAGATAATTTACCTACAGTCAAGACCAAAAGTCCAGCAATAATAGGATCCAGTCCTAAGAAAGGACCAAAACGAGAAGAAGCCTGGAAAGAAGTTGTAAGAAG GTCCAAAAGAGTTAGTGTACCAGCAGCTGCTATCAGTCGTGTGATTGGTCGAGGAGGTTGTAACATCAATGCGATCCGAGAAGTATCTGGTGCTCACATTGATATTGATAAACAGAAAGGAGGAGATAGAGTCATTACCATCAg GGGATCAGCTGACGCAACCAGACAGGCTCATCAGTTGATCACAGCACTCATAAAAGATCCTGACAAAGAGTTAATGGAAATCATGCCTAAATCTAAAAAGTCACACTCAACGGGAGGAGTATCAACACCTGTCACGATAACCATGACAACCGTCATGTCATCCAAATCAACATCTTCAATCAAATCCAGCAGCCACTCGACAAAGAACACCACGTCAGTCAAGTCAGTAAaaagtagtagtagcagtaaaacaaaaatatcaactaGCACTAGTTCAGTCAAGTCCACACAGAGCAAATCAGTTGTTAAAACCAAACCATCTACAGTGACATCAGGAGTTGCTGCACAGCCATTACCATCATCAACAATTAGTAGCCAGCACCACCCACTCAAAGCTCCAATTCCAGCACAGCCACAAACTCAGAAATTTATTGTACCCAGCTCTCAGACTAATCTACAGATGAATACTACTGCCGTTGGGGGATGGGGTACACACCCATTGGTGACTCAGTCTATATCTACAAGGCAAGGCGACCCTATTGGTTCTAACGATATGACGGCAAAGAAGACAACGGCCAGACAGCTGTTCCAAGAGCCAACAAATCCTTTAACTATAACACCAGGTCTCAAACGTGCAGTAGCTACAGAAACATTTGCTTCTAAAATAGTTCAAGGTAGACACAGCGGTGGTCGACCTTCTCAACCTTTCCCACATCCCCAGCCATCAGCATCTGGTCCAGGTTACAATTTATTTTCTCAAGTTGCACAGACAAGAAGTTTAACTGTATGGGAGAGTGGAAGTGGAGTCGGCAACCAGTCTGGGGTCAACACAGAGGGTCACGACATCCATAAAAGTAAAGCACCTGGTTACCGTACTAATCTCAGTGGTACAACTTCTCCAGCCTTCAGCAGCCAGGGATCTTTGTCGGCTCCTTCCCCATCACCTGACCCTCTCATACAACCTTCCAATCACCAGTTTTCACCTTTGCCACCTCAAAATTCTGCCCACTCACCTACATCATCGCAAACAACTTCGTCAAAAGATGGCTCACCAATTCCGGCATCTTCACCAACATCTTCTCCTATTTCAAGCACCTCACCATCACCAGTGGCAATGGAGTCACCTGTCCCCAATAGTCAAGATAGGAAGTTGCCCAGACCAATCGGTACTGAGAGGAAAAAGGCCAATGTCAACAGTGGCTATTCAACTCTGCCCAGTGAGATTAATCAACAAACAGGCATATGGTCATTCTCTCAAAACTCCG GTGACCCCTGTGACTGGCTGAGTGGTCGACAAACCCTACTAGATGCTTCTCAACCAGACAAAAGTCTGCCTCCACCAATGTCACACCCTCCCCCTCCAATGCATGGTTTTATCACATCAGCTCTACCCAGTACAGCATTACCTGGCTTTGTCCCTACCAAAGGTCCTGTCTTAAACCATGGCCCTATGGTGCAG GGTTCTGGTGCAATATTTAGTAATAGTTTTAGTGATCCAACTATATTCAGTGATGGGGACCGAAGCCAAGTGCATGATGGAATGTGGAACAGTATGGCTCTACAAAGTAATCACCTAGAACACCCAGAGCCTCCACCTGTACGACCACCATTACCACAGCAGTCTCGTCCTCCACAACAACAG GTGTGGGGAAACGTTTGGAGCCAACAATCTCTATGA